GCGTCGCCCTCATCGAGATCGTCCAGGCGCGTCTTCCCCTTGCCCAGCGCGAGCAGGAACGCTTCGAGGCTGGGCGCGACGACCTTCAGCGCGTCCGACTCCGAATCGAACAGCACCACGGGCGCCGGCTTCACGGTCGAGACGAGCGCGAGCAGTGAACCGTCCGGCAGCGAGAGGAAGCACCACGCGTCTCGCAGCCCGCCCGGCATCTTCGGTAAGCTGAGCTCGAAGGTTCCGAACGCGCCGTGCTCCTGCTTCGCGAGCCACTTCGCGAAGCGGGCGAGCAACGGCGGAACGCTCTGTCCCTTGGGGGCCTTCAGCTTGACGTAATACCGGGTCATCAGCGGCCCTGGAACTTGGGCGGACGGCGCTCGGCGAAGGCGGAGAAGGCCTCCGTCAAATCGAGCGACTGGAGGAACGCGGAGTTCCACACCGCCACGTAGCGCAGCCCATCCGCGATGGACTTGTCCGCGCAGTACTCCATCACCTGCTTGGCGCCCTGGACCACGAGCGGCGGGTTGTCCGCGATGCGCCTCGCCGTCGCCCGCGCCTCCGTGAGCAGGGCCTCGGGGGAGGGGAAGACCTCGTTGACCAGGCCCATGCGCAGCGCGCGTGCCGCGTCCACGTCTCCGCCGGTGTAGGCCAGCTCCCGCGTGTTCCCCTCACCGATGATGCGCGGCAACCGCTGGAGCGCGCCCAGGTCCGCGACGATGCCGACCTTCACCTCGCGCAGGGAGAACTTCGCCTCCTGCGAGCAGTACCGGAAGTCACACGCGGCGATGAGGTCCATGCCGCCACCAATGCACCAGCCATGCACCGCGGCGATGACGGGCTTCTTGCACCGGGCCATCCCTTCCGTGGCCTGCTGCATCTCTCCAATCAGTTTCAGCAGCCGGCTGCGCTCCAGCGCCAGGTTGCTCTCGCCGGTGAGCAGCGGCCCCAGGGACTCCATCATCCCCATCAGGTCCAGGCCGTAGGTGAAGTTCTGCCCTTCACCGCGTACCAGCAGCACGCGCACGTCATCGTCGGCGTCCAGCGCGCGGAGCGCCTCGGGCATCTCCCGCCAGAAGTCCGGGCCCATGGCGTTGCCCTTGCCCGGGCCGGTGAGCACCAACTCGGCGATGCCGTCAGCCTTCTCGATGCGCAATGACTTGTACGTGCCGTCCATCCGTTCCCTCCCAGGGAAGTGTGCGGAGGGCACTTGAGCAGATGCCGCTCAGGCGGGCCAGAACCGGTGGCACTCCGCGCTCCATTCGGCACGGCGGGTGCGGCCGGACGTCCAGGTCTTGTAGCGGTAGTCGTGGCGGCTGCGCTTCTGGAAGTAGAAGGACCAGCGCCCCGACTCCCGCACCCCGAACACGGTGCCGAACTGGATCAGCTCGTCCTGGTCCACCTTCCAGAACGACCGGAAGGCATGGGTGCCCACGTGGTACCAGGAGGCGCCGCTCACGCCGCGTTCGTATTCGAGCTGGGCGGTGCCCGCCGCGCTCAACATGCCGGGCATGTAGTCATGCATCGACGCGGAGGCCGACGACTGCTGGCTGCCGCCCATGACCTTCCGGGCAGCGTTGAAGCGGGCCTCCATGGCCTGGACCTTCGCTTGGTACCTCGCCGCGTCGTTGGGCGCGTTCGCTCCCTCCGAGTTCGCGTTCAGGTGGTACACCGTCGGCGAGGCCGGATCTCCAGTGACGAAGATGGAGCACCCCTGGAGGGCGGCGGTGACGAAGTAGTTCGCGTGCGAGCCCAGCCGCACGCAGTGGGTGCTGTCGAAGCCCCAGTGCAGGTAATAGAGGTCGAAGGACTGCGCCACCACCGGGCCACCCACCTCCAGCGACAGCAGGTTGTGGTCCCCGTTGAAGAGGATGCCGGTGCCCGGTTCGGTGATGGGGTTCGTGTTCTCCGACAGGTCGGCGGCCTCGTGCAGCGCCCCGCTGAGCACACAGCCCTGCGTGTCGTAGACCGTGGCCTCCAGTCCGTGGGGGTCCAGGTTTCGCGCGTGCATCAACCGCTTCAACCCGACGAGCGACCGCTGCTGGGACGGCGGTGGCGCGACCCTGAGCGCCGGGAAGACGGCCTGTTTCGAGGCCTTCTTCACCAGGTCCTGCGGCTTGTAGAGGGGAACGAGCGCCAGGGGCCATCTCCAGGTGGGGGGCCGCGTGAGCATACCGCCCGCGGGGCAGGCCTGGCGTCAGGGCACGTCCATGGCCGTCGGGTCGGCCTTCCAGCGCTGGAGCTGTTCCTTGGAGGGAAAGCCCGTCACGCGGTAGCGCTCTGGGTACACGCCCAGCTCGGGCATCAGCAGCGTGCCTGCATCGCGCACCACCAGGTCCCAGCGGACCGCGGCCACCGGGGGCGCGTCCGGGCCCAGCGTCGCGTCCACGAAGAGGATGACGTCCGCTCGCGGGAGCAGCGACTCGCCTTCATTGGACCAGACGGTCTGCCCGAAGAAGCGTCCCTGGGCGTCCTTCTCCGGCAGCAGGCTGGCGACGAAGACGTCGTGGTGCTCCTGCTCCTGTTGCTTCCGGAGCCGCTCGGTCTGCTCCTGGTAGCCGCGCAGCCGGCTGGTGAACGCGAGCTTCTCCAGGATGCTCCGCGCCGGGCTCTTCGGCTCGGGGAGGAAGGGTTTCCATCCGTCGGAGGTGAGGCGCAGCGCGTGCCCGTCCACCGGGCGCGGCGCCTGGACGCCCTCCAGGGCCGCCTCCGCCAGCGTGAGCAGGCCCGTGGCGTCTTCCGCGCCGGTGATGAGCACCGTGTCCCGGTTGGGGACGACCACCACCGGATCGCCCTTCACCTCGCAGCCGCGCACCACGTCGTCCAGCAGCATCCGCGAGGCCCCGTAGCTGTCGTTCGTGAAGAGGCCGCAGACGCCCAGGGTCAGGTGCCGGAGCGGCGCGGCCTCCAGCCTCCGCAGGTTGGCCATCGCGTCCGCGCGGGCCTGCTCGTAGGTGATGCCCCAGCGCGTCAGCTCCTCCGTGGGCACGTAGCGCATGGCGTCCGGGGTGTCCTGGACGAGCGCCTCCGCCAGCACCTCGCCCACCGGCCGCCAGGACACCGGCGATGACTCACCGGCTTGCTGGGAGAACGCCTCGAAGGTGTCGCGGGCGCGCACCACGAGCATCAGCAGGGGGCGCGCCTGCTCGTAGGTGGCCGGGGCCTCCGGGAGCACGCCGGTCCGCCCCAACCGCGCGAGCACCTCAGCGCGCCGCTCGGGCGGGGCGTCCTGGTACTCGCGGTAGAAGTTCGCGAGGTTGAGGGTCAGCCCCAGGCCGCCGTCCGGGGCGTAGCGCTGGATGAGGAACTGCTCCGGGTCGTACTTCCATTCGCCCGTGGGGTCCGCGGCGCGGAGGGTCTCCAGCGCCAACTGGGCGTAATCCTCCCGGTCGCTCGCCTCCAGGGACAGCGGTTCATGGACCTTGAGGGGTCCGTTGGCGAGGACCAACGCGGCGACGAGCACCAGGGCCGACACACCGAAGCCCGCCACCTTCCACTGCGTGTTGCGTGACATGGGCCCGGCAGCAGACACCTGCCGGGCCACGCTGTGCAACCTTCCTACGCCGACCGAGCCCGGCGGCGGCGCAGCAGCAGGGCCAGGGGCAGGAAGCCCCAGAACGGCGCGCCCGCGGACGAACATCCGCAGCCGGAGTCCTCGGGCTCCTCCGGGGAACCCGTGCCCGCGTCGACGCTCGTCCCCGCATCGACCGTCACGCCCGCATCCGGCCGCGTGCCGCCGTCCATGCCTGCATCCACACCGCCGTCCGCGCCCGCGTCGCTGCCACCATCCGCGACGCCACCCCCACCGTCGGTGCCTGCATCCACGCCGCTGTCCAGGCCCGCGTCACCGCTGCCGGCGTCCGGCTTGTCTTCTTCCGGCGTGATGCTCAGCACCCGCCCGTGCACGCGTTTCATGTAGAGGCCGGGGCCCGAATCGAAGCGCTGGTAGACGATGACCGCCTTGTAGGGCGCGAGCAGGGTCATGCCCGCCGGGCTCGCGTTGTCCTCAGCGCGCCAGACGTCCAGCGGCTCGGGCGTCAACACCGTCCCGTCCAGCGACACGCGCGCCAGCTTGGGACCCATGAATGCATCCGACCCCTGCTGCCAGAGGATGGTGAAGCCAGCGCCGTCGAACATCGGCTGCGCGTAGCGCTTCATCGAACCCCCGGGGACAACGACCTTTCCGTCCGGGTCCTTCAGCGTGCCGTCGTTCGCCACGCGCGCGGCGCGGATCTCCGGCCAGCCCCCTCCCTTGCGGTAGTCCGACCAGGTGACCAGGAAGTCGCCATGCGCGGCGACGTCCGGCTCGTACTGGTAGGACGCCGCGGCGGAGATGATCCGCGGTGTCGCATCCACCAGTTGCCCGGTGGGGCTGACCCGGGCGGCATGGATGTCGTAATCGCCGTTGTAGTTCGTCCACACGACCAGGAAGTGCGTGCCATTGAAGGCCACCTTCGGCTGGCTCTGCGTCTGGGTGTTGGAGGCAGGCCTGGGAAGCGAGATGGGGCTGGACACCGAGCCGTCCTCGCGCACGATGACTCCCGTGATGCGGCTGCCCGCCGCCTCCCAGACGACGAAGAAGGAGTTTCCCGCGCTGGCGATGGAGGCGGGACCGGAGCGGGTGGACGTGGCGAGCGTGAGGGGCTGCGCGTCGATGAGCGTTCCGTCCGGCCGCACCCGCTGGGCCTTGAGGTCATAGCTGGAGCCCCCTTCACCCCAGGCCACCAGGTAGATACCGTCGCCAGCACCCAGCGTCGGACCGGCCACATAGGTCGGGAAGGGGAGGACCCGCACGTCGCCCGTGGGCAGCCCGTCGGCGTTCAGCGGCTGGAGCCGGATGCTGACGGTGCTCACGGCCTCCTCGCCCACCTGGTCCCGCCACGCCATGAGCCCGGTGCCTCCCGATGAGGCCACGCGCGGGATGTCCTGGACATTGGCGCCCCAGGCGAGGAAGCGGCCCGCTCCATCCACCGGGGTGCCGTTCGTCTCGAACCGTCCGGACTTGAGGCCGTACGAGCCAACGTACTCGGCCCACACCGCGCGCAGCCGCGTGCCGTCGAAGACGAGGTCAGACAGCGTCTTCTGCCCGGAGTGGGTGAAGAGGGGCACCCGCGCGGCGTCCTTCACCACGCCGTCCTTGCCGAAGCGCACCCCGTAGAAGCGCTCGTCGTAGGAGCCGGTCGCGGCGCGCCAGACGACCCACGTCTGCGTCCCGTCGAAGGCGATGGCCGGGCCCTGCTTGTAGTCGTAGCTGGCGGGCGTGATGCGCACCCCGGTGCCGTCCAGCGGTTCACCCGCGACGCTCACCCGCCCCCCGTAGAAGTCGCCGTAGCCGGAGGAGTTCCGGCTGTCGCCCCACAGCACCTGGTAGTTCGTCCCGTCGAAGAGGGCCCGGGGATACGTCTGGTAGCTCGAGGCGAGGACGCTCACCGGGATGCCCGCGGCGTCCAGCACTTCGCCGGAGGGCGCGACCCGCGTGGCGTAGATGTCCCACTGGGTGGTCTCGCCCACCTGGTGGCGGCCATCCTGCCAGGCCACGAGGAAGCCATCGGGACCGCCCGCGACGGTCGGGTTGGCCTGATTGCCGGCGGTGGAGACGAGCACCCCCGGAGTGGTGTCCAGCACGGTGCCGTCGTCGCGGATGCGGGCCCCGAGGATGTCGTAGTCATAAACGCCGCCGCGCTGCCACACCACCAGGCTCACTCCTCCGGACGAGGCCACCTTCGGGTCCACCTCCCACTTTCCGTCGATGGCTGGGATGGGGGCGGAGATGCGGAAGCCATCGGGTGGGGTGGTGACGGTGCCGTCGGGGCTCACCCGCGCGCCGTAGATGGCGAAGTTGCGGTTGTCCCGGTAGTCCTGCCACACGACGAGGAACTGCTTGCCGTCCCACGTCACCGAGGGGGCTTCCTGGCTGTGGGACGCGGTGCACAGGGGGATGCCGGCCGGGTCCAGCAGGTTGCCTTCCGCGTCGATGCGCGCGGCGTAGATCTCCGGGCCGGTGCCATAGAAGGCGCTGCGCTCCCCGCGCCGATCGTCGCTCCAGACCAGCAGTGTGACGCCGCCACCGGTCGCGGCGCGTGGCGACACGACGTTGGCCATCAGCCGCCCGTACCGGGGCGACTCCAGCGAGAACTCGTTGGACAGCTCCGTTGCCCCAACCACTGAAGCCCACAGCCACATCACGACCACGGCGCGCATCGACACCTTCCCCCTGAAGAGGCAGGCATCATCCCCAATTCGAACCCCCTCGCGCCAGCTCAGGGCTCGTTGAAGATGAGCAGGCCCCGGGAGGTGTCCACGACGTACACGTGGCCGTCTCCGGGAACGCGGATGCCAATGGCGCCTTCGAGCAGGTCATCGCCCCGGTTCAGGTCGGACTCACGGAAGGTGTTGAACCAGGCGATTTCGCGCGGCCGAGGGGGAACGGAGACATCCAGCACGCGCAGCCCCTCCTGGTAGTAGGCGATGTAGAGCCGCTGGTCCTTGAGGATCATGTTGTGGATGGAGGTCTGCGGCCGCAGCTTGTAGCGCCCCATGAGCTGGATGTTCGTGGGGTCCGTGACGTCCAGCACGCGCAGGTGGGCGCCCTGGTACTCGCCTCCCTCGAACGCGATCGTCTTCCCCGCGAAGGTGCCCACCGCGCTCGCGTGGCTCGTCGAATAGCTGTTGTCGGTCTCGAACGTGTAATGGCCCAGCTCCAGCGGGCTCATCGGGTCCTTCACGTCGTAGACGACGTAGCCCGCGCTGAAGTGGTTGACGTAGAGCCGGTCCTGATAGGCGAAGGAGTCGTGCGCCGAGGGAAACGCGGACTCCGTGTCGGCGGCGGTGAAGCGATTGAGCAGGACGGGCTGGAGCGGCGTGGAGATGTCGAAGATGAGCGTCTCGCCGGTGGGCGCGGGGCCCGGTGACACGGCGTAGAGCCGGTCGCCCTCCACGAACATCGTGTGGACATCGATGGGACCGCGACCGGGCGCGCTGCGCACGAAGGTCGGGTCCTCCGGGTGGGTGATGTCGAAGACGATGACGCCCGAGCTCTTGCTGGCGATGTAGAGCGCGTCGTCCTTGGCCCAGGCCGCGTTCCAGTACGAGTCGCCCGGGAGGGTGATCCGCTTCGTGATGACGGGGTGGCTCGGGTCGCGGACGTCGATCACCGCGAGCCCTCCCGGGGCCTGGGTGAGCGGGTCGTCGATGGAGACGACGTAGGCGTGGCCCCGGTGGACATACACATCCACCGGGCGCACCGTCTGGACATGGGTCTCGGAGAGGAGCCGCAGCCCTCCCGAGGATTCGGACTCGTTCCGCGCCCAGGTCATCCGCGCGGCCTCGAAGGTGCCCGAGGTGGCGACCTTGCCATTGGTGCAGCGGGCGAAGCATCCGGTCACCAGCCCGGGCCCGGTGACGCCGCAGCCCTCGAAGACCAGGTTCCGGACGGTGT
The sequence above is drawn from the Corallococcus sp. NCRR genome and encodes:
- a CDS encoding crotonase/enoyl-CoA hydratase family protein, which translates into the protein MDGTYKSLRIEKADGIAELVLTGPGKGNAMGPDFWREMPEALRALDADDDVRVLLVRGEGQNFTYGLDLMGMMESLGPLLTGESNLALERSRLLKLIGEMQQATEGMARCKKPVIAAVHGWCIGGGMDLIAACDFRYCSQEAKFSLREVKVGIVADLGALQRLPRIIGEGNTRELAYTGGDVDAARALRMGLVNEVFPSPEALLTEARATARRIADNPPLVVQGAKQVMEYCADKSIADGLRYVAVWNSAFLQSLDLTEAFSAFAERRPPKFQGR
- a CDS encoding DUF1444 family protein gives rise to the protein MSRNTQWKVAGFGVSALVLVAALVLANGPLKVHEPLSLEASDREDYAQLALETLRAADPTGEWKYDPEQFLIQRYAPDGGLGLTLNLANFYREYQDAPPERRAEVLARLGRTGVLPEAPATYEQARPLLMLVVRARDTFEAFSQQAGESSPVSWRPVGEVLAEALVQDTPDAMRYVPTEELTRWGITYEQARADAMANLRRLEAAPLRHLTLGVCGLFTNDSYGASRMLLDDVVRGCEVKGDPVVVVPNRDTVLITGAEDATGLLTLAEAALEGVQAPRPVDGHALRLTSDGWKPFLPEPKSPARSILEKLAFTSRLRGYQEQTERLRKQQEQEHHDVFVASLLPEKDAQGRFFGQTVWSNEGESLLPRADVILFVDATLGPDAPPVAAVRWDLVVRDAGTLLMPELGVYPERYRVTGFPSKEQLQRWKADPTAMDVP
- a CDS encoding MYXO-CTERM sorting domain-containing protein, translated to MRAVVVMWLWASVVGATELSNEFSLESPRYGRLMANVVSPRAATGGGVTLLVWSDDRRGERSAFYGTGPEIYAARIDAEGNLLDPAGIPLCTASHSQEAPSVTWDGKQFLVVWQDYRDNRNFAIYGARVSPDGTVTTPPDGFRISAPIPAIDGKWEVDPKVASSGGVSLVVWQRGGVYDYDILGARIRDDGTVLDTTPGVLVSTAGNQANPTVAGGPDGFLVAWQDGRHQVGETTQWDIYATRVAPSGEVLDAAGIPVSVLASSYQTYPRALFDGTNYQVLWGDSRNSSGYGDFYGGRVSVAGEPLDGTGVRITPASYDYKQGPAIAFDGTQTWVVWRAATGSYDERFYGVRFGKDGVVKDAARVPLFTHSGQKTLSDLVFDGTRLRAVWAEYVGSYGLKSGRFETNGTPVDGAGRFLAWGANVQDIPRVASSGGTGLMAWRDQVGEEAVSTVSIRLQPLNADGLPTGDVRVLPFPTYVAGPTLGAGDGIYLVAWGEGGSSYDLKAQRVRPDGTLIDAQPLTLATSTRSGPASIASAGNSFFVVWEAAGSRITGVIVREDGSVSSPISLPRPASNTQTQSQPKVAFNGTHFLVVWTNYNGDYDIHAARVSPTGQLVDATPRIISAAASYQYEPDVAAHGDFLVTWSDYRKGGGWPEIRAARVANDGTLKDPDGKVVVPGGSMKRYAQPMFDGAGFTILWQQGSDAFMGPKLARVSLDGTVLTPEPLDVWRAEDNASPAGMTLLAPYKAVIVYQRFDSGPGLYMKRVHGRVLSITPEEDKPDAGSGDAGLDSGVDAGTDGGGGVADGGSDAGADGGVDAGMDGGTRPDAGVTVDAGTSVDAGTGSPEEPEDSGCGCSSAGAPFWGFLPLALLLRRRRARSA
- a CDS encoding LVIVD repeat-containing protein, whose product is MALESPALRAVILGCALLSSSCSDTSKPPPPPPPPPEDPWDGTYTPLVDPSDWVDRGEYAPCAFTPLPGTVVDCDDPSLFDLSKCDTASLATIEPHGIYQVDMRHASGLADFAGIRVPEDGGTATMNSLPTMRSAPVARQQLQGSFRVSARYTFRDTVRNLVFEGCGVTGPGLVTGCFARCTNGKVATSGTFEAARMTWARNESESSGGLRLLSETHVQTVRPVDVYVHRGHAYVVSIDDPLTQAPGGLAVIDVRDPSHPVITKRITLPGDSYWNAAWAKDDALYIASKSSGVIVFDITHPEDPTFVRSAPGRGPIDVHTMFVEGDRLYAVSPGPAPTGETLIFDISTPLQPVLLNRFTAADTESAFPSAHDSFAYQDRLYVNHFSAGYVVYDVKDPMSPLELGHYTFETDNSYSTSHASAVGTFAGKTIAFEGGEYQGAHLRVLDVTDPTNIQLMGRYKLRPQTSIHNMILKDQRLYIAYYQEGLRVLDVSVPPRPREIAWFNTFRESDLNRGDDLLEGAIGIRVPGDGHVYVVDTSRGLLIFNEP